The Streptomyces sp. NBC_01268 genome segment GCGAAGGGGCCGATGAACTCGCGGGCGTACTCCGAGAAGGAGCCCGACACCGGGCGGTACATGAGGAGCTCACCGAGCGCCCGCATGATGAAGAAGATGACGAGGCCCGCGATGGCGTACGCGAGGATCAGGCTGGGTCCCGCGATGGAGATGCCCTTGCCCGCGCCGAGGAAGAGTCCGGTGCCGATGGCACCGCCGATCGCGATCATCTGGATCTGACGGGCGCCGAGTGCCCGGTGATAACCCTCGCCCGAGGCGGAGTCCGCGGCCTCATTGCCGTCGTGCTGCTTGTCGACCTGCACTGAGGTCATGGTGGTGCGCCTTTCTCCATGCCGATCCGCGCGACTGCCAGAGCGTCTGCTGCGGATCAGGTCCTGATCCCCCCGGATATGGATGGAGTGCTACCGGCGGTCAGCCGGCCAAAGCGCCCCCGGGAACAGGGGTGGCGTCCCCGGGTGGTCGTGAAGATTTATCACGGGCTTAACCGTGATCGGCCGGGACACCTGTGGCGCGCGCCACACAAAAAGACGGACAAAAGGGACTCAATGGAGCAAACATGGACGCTTGGATAACGTATTCGTTATCCGGATTTGAGCGTCCGCTGAGCGAACACCCCCGATGCGCCACCCCCACGCCGCCGCGCGCCGCCCGGACACCGCCCGGGCGGAGGCCCCGCTACGGCAGCAGCGTCTCGACGAGCGACTCCTGGAGCGCCCCGAGCCACAGATAGGCCATCACCATCGGCTTGCGCGGGTCGGAGTCTGGCAGCCGGTAGAGCTGCTCGCTCTCGTCGTCGTCCGTGACCTCCAGACGGGTGCCGATGGTCAGCCGCAGGTCGTTGAGCGTGCCGAGCCAGGCCCGGGACTGGTCGAGGGTCAGCTTGAGGACCGCGCCGCTCTCGCCGGCCGCGTCGGCGGCGAGCGAGTCGAGGCTGCGGACCATGGCCAGCGCGTCCTCGCGCTTGCGGGTGCGCATGTCGTTCTCGGTGTACCGCCGGAAGTCGGCGGCGGCCTGGCGCAGCTCTTCGCTGTCGTCCCCGTACGCGTCCGGGAAGAGCCGGCGCAGCGCCGGGTCGGACGGCGGCTCGCTCGGCCCCTCGGCGAAGAGCGCGGCCAGCGGGTCCTCGCCCTCGACCGGCTCGTCGCCCGGACCGATCAGCTCCATGAGCTGGACGGCCAGCGAGCGGAGGATGGAGATCTCGACCTCGTCGAGCGCGATGGCGGCACCGCCGCCGGGGAGCACCTCGAAGCGGCCGGCCATCAGCCGCGGTCCTGGGTGAGGGTCGCCCACAGGCCGTAGCCGTGCATCGCCTGCACGTCCCGTTCCATCTCCTCGCGGGTGCCGCTGGAGACCACCGCGCGGCCCTTGTTGTGCACGTCGAGCATCAGCTTGTGCGCCTTGTCCTTGGAGTAGCCGAAGTACGCCTGGAAGACGTAGGTGACATAGCTCATCAGGTTGACCGGGTCGTTGTGCACGAGGGTCACCCAGGGCACGTCGGGTTCGACGACGGCGGAGACCTCCTCGGCCGATTCGGTCCGTTCGATCTCGATAGGCGCAACGCTCACTTACCCCATGCTGCCACCCTGACCGGCCCACCGCACAAACGGGTCGCCCTCGGCGCGCCCCTATTCGTCAGAGTGACGAATACTGCGGTAGCATCCTCACATGAACGCTGCGGACCTTGGGCTGCCGGTGGACGTGCCGTCGACCGCGCTCTTCACCGATCAGTACGAGCTGACGATGCTCCAGGCGGCCCTGCGGGCCGGCACCGCGGACCGCCGGTCCGTCTTCGAGGTCTTCACCCGTCGCCTGCCCGAAGGACGCCGCTACGGCGTGGTGGCGGGCATCGGGCGGGTGCTCGACGCCGTCGAGAACTTCCGCTTCGACGCGGACGTGCTCGGCTTCCTCCGCGAGCGCGGGATCGTCGACGAGCCGACCCTCCAGTGGCTCGCCGGATACCGCTTCTCCGGCGACGTCTGGGGCTACCCGGAGGGCGAGGTGTACTTCCCCGGCTCGCCGCTGCTGCGGGTCGAGGGCTCCTTCGCCGAGTGCGTGCTCCTGGAGACCGTGATCCTGTCGATCCTCAACCACGACTCCGCCATCGCGGCCGCCGCCTCCCGCATGTCGGCCGCGGCGGGCGGCCGACGGCTCATCGAGATGGGCGCCCGGCGCACCCACGAGCTCGCCGCCGTCGCCTCCTCGCGCGCCGCCTACGTGGGCGGCTTCGACTCCACCTCCGACCTGGCGGCCGGCTTCCGCTACGGCATCCCGACCGTCGGCACCTCCGCCCACGCCTTCACCCTGCTGCACGACAGCGAGCGCGACGCCTTCCGGGCGCAGGTCGACTCGCTGGGCAGCGGCACCACCCTCCTGGTCGACACCTACGACGTGGCCGAGGCCGTCCGTACCGCCGTCGAGGTCGCCGGCACCGGGCTCGGGGCGGTCCGGATCGACTCCGGCGACCTGCTGCTGGTCGCCCACCGGGTGCGGGCGCAGCTCGACGAGCTGGGTGCGCGGGACACCAAGATCGTGGTCACCTCGGACCTCGACGAGTACGCCATCGCCTCCCTCGCGGCGGCGCCGGTCGACGCGTACGGGGTGGGCACCCAGTTGGTCACCGGCAGCGGGCACCCGACCTGCTCGATGGTCTACAAGCTGGTCGCCCGGGCCACCTCGGCCGACCCCAAGGCGCCGCTGGCGCCGGTCGCCAAGAAGTCCGTGGGCGGCAAGGCCTCCATCGGCGGCCGCAAGTGGGCCGCCCGCAGGACCGACGCCGCCGGGATCGCCGAGGCCGAGGTCGTCGGCACCGGGCCGGTCCCGGCCGAGCTGGTCGACCGGCAGCTCCTGGTGCAGCTGGTGAAGGGCGGCACCGTGGTGGCCCGCGAGCCGCTGGAGGCGGCGCGCTCCCGGCACATCGCGGCCCGGGCCGGGCTGCCGATGTCCGCGATCCAGCTGTCCCGCGGCGAGCCGGTGCTGCCCACGGAGTACGTGTAAGCGGCCGGTGGCCTCGCGCGCGCCCCTCGGGGGCGCGCGAACGCCGGGGAGATGCCCCCTCCCCTCCGGAGGGGGAAGTCTCTAGGCTCACAACCCACCCCATCCCACGCGCTAAGGACACCCGCCATGCACCGCGCATTGATCGTCGTGGACGTTCAGAACGACTTCTGCGAGGGCGGCAGCCTCGCCGTGGCGGGGGGCGCGGACGTCGCCGCCGCCGTCACCGACCTGGTCGGCCAGACGGCGGGCGCCGCCTACCGGCACGTGGTCGCCACCCGCGACCACCACATCGACCCGGGCGCC includes the following:
- a CDS encoding DUF2017 domain-containing protein is translated as MAGRFEVLPGGGAAIALDEVEISILRSLAVQLMELIGPGDEPVEGEDPLAALFAEGPSEPPSDPALRRLFPDAYGDDSEELRQAAADFRRYTENDMRTRKREDALAMVRSLDSLAADAAGESGAVLKLTLDQSRAWLGTLNDLRLTIGTRLEVTDDDESEQLYRLPDSDPRKPMVMAYLWLGALQESLVETLLP
- the clpS gene encoding ATP-dependent Clp protease adapter ClpS; its protein translation is MSVAPIEIERTESAEEVSAVVEPDVPWVTLVHNDPVNLMSYVTYVFQAYFGYSKDKAHKLMLDVHNKGRAVVSSGTREEMERDVQAMHGYGLWATLTQDRG
- a CDS encoding nicotinate phosphoribosyltransferase, with the protein product MNAADLGLPVDVPSTALFTDQYELTMLQAALRAGTADRRSVFEVFTRRLPEGRRYGVVAGIGRVLDAVENFRFDADVLGFLRERGIVDEPTLQWLAGYRFSGDVWGYPEGEVYFPGSPLLRVEGSFAECVLLETVILSILNHDSAIAAAASRMSAAAGGRRLIEMGARRTHELAAVASSRAAYVGGFDSTSDLAAGFRYGIPTVGTSAHAFTLLHDSERDAFRAQVDSLGSGTTLLVDTYDVAEAVRTAVEVAGTGLGAVRIDSGDLLLVAHRVRAQLDELGARDTKIVVTSDLDEYAIASLAAAPVDAYGVGTQLVTGSGHPTCSMVYKLVARATSADPKAPLAPVAKKSVGGKASIGGRKWAARRTDAAGIAEAEVVGTGPVPAELVDRQLLVQLVKGGTVVAREPLEAARSRHIAARAGLPMSAIQLSRGEPVLPTEYV